The Saxibacter everestensis genome has a window encoding:
- a CDS encoding molybdopterin-dependent oxidoreductase: MTKELQERPELAVGEPESRTTKSGRRRALAGLVSGILALGIGDLIAIWTGQSSSPYLAVGSAVVDAMPTGLKEFAITTFGSFDKLALFVVMAVVIAALLAVAGMVESRRRPYGTVMFYLFGAIGMAAAWTRADAGVLSPLPTLLGIVAGVLALRTLTTKERGEAVKSSLLARRSFVQLLGIGAAAGGIAFAAGRAFATTARKAVSSRESVTLPEPVERERLQTGTQVDVLEPFQTPNNDFYRIDTALQVPQLSADEWSLRVHGMVDTEITMSFAELLKLPMIERMMTLSCVSNPVGGNLVGNALWLGYPIRELLSKAGVHYDADMVLSKSSDGFTAGTPLDTLTDSDRDAILAVGMNGEPLPMEHGFPVRMVVPGLYGFVSATKWLVDLEVTRFDRKVAYWTTRGWSARGPVKLSSRIEVPRSGGNPVQPGPVVVAGTAWSPHVGIERVELKLDSGPWQPTELAAAPSTDTWRQWRFDWDAKPGSHRLTVRAIDTEGVVQTSSRAAPAPDGATGLHSRTVTVG; the protein is encoded by the coding sequence GTGACGAAGGAACTGCAGGAGCGCCCCGAGCTCGCCGTCGGTGAGCCGGAAAGCCGGACGACTAAGTCCGGCAGGCGACGGGCACTGGCCGGCCTGGTGTCAGGGATTCTTGCCCTTGGGATCGGTGACCTGATAGCGATCTGGACCGGTCAGAGCAGCTCACCGTATCTTGCCGTTGGGTCCGCCGTGGTCGACGCCATGCCGACCGGCCTGAAGGAATTCGCGATTACCACCTTCGGTAGTTTCGACAAACTTGCGCTCTTCGTTGTGATGGCGGTCGTGATCGCTGCCCTGCTCGCGGTTGCCGGGATGGTTGAATCCCGGCGCAGGCCGTATGGAACCGTGATGTTCTACCTGTTCGGAGCGATCGGAATGGCCGCGGCCTGGACCAGGGCCGATGCCGGTGTGCTCTCGCCGTTGCCGACGCTGCTCGGCATCGTAGCCGGCGTGCTTGCGCTTCGGACGCTGACAACCAAAGAACGCGGCGAGGCTGTGAAGAGCTCACTGCTGGCCCGGCGCAGTTTCGTCCAACTGCTTGGCATCGGTGCGGCCGCAGGCGGAATCGCCTTCGCCGCCGGACGGGCGTTTGCCACCACGGCCCGCAAGGCGGTCAGCAGCCGGGAGTCAGTCACCCTGCCGGAGCCGGTCGAGCGGGAGCGTCTGCAGACCGGCACCCAGGTGGATGTGCTCGAGCCGTTCCAAACGCCCAACAATGACTTCTACCGGATCGATACCGCGCTACAGGTCCCGCAGTTATCGGCCGACGAGTGGTCGCTTCGGGTGCACGGCATGGTGGATACCGAGATCACGATGTCTTTTGCCGAACTGCTGAAGCTGCCGATGATCGAACGGATGATGACGCTTTCGTGCGTCTCGAACCCGGTCGGCGGGAATCTGGTCGGCAACGCGCTATGGCTCGGCTATCCGATCCGCGAGCTGCTGAGCAAGGCCGGCGTGCACTATGACGCCGATATGGTGCTCTCGAAGAGCTCAGATGGTTTTACCGCCGGCACACCACTCGATACCTTGACCGACAGCGACCGCGATGCGATTCTCGCTGTAGGCATGAACGGCGAGCCGCTGCCGATGGAACATGGCTTCCCGGTCCGGATGGTGGTTCCCGGTCTCTACGGATTCGTTTCGGCGACCAAGTGGCTCGTTGACCTGGAAGTAACCCGGTTCGACCGAAAGGTCGCCTACTGGACAACGCGGGGCTGGTCGGCGCGCGGTCCGGTGAAGCTGTCCTCGCGAATCGAGGTGCCCCGCTCCGGAGGCAACCCGGTGCAGCCGGGGCCCGTGGTGGTGGCAGGCACAGCCTGGTCCCCGCACGTCGGGATCGAACGGGTCGAGCTCAAGCTCGACTCCGGTCCGTGGCAGCCGACCGAGTTGGCGGCAGCGCCGAGCACCGACACCTGGCGGCAATGGCGGTTCGACTGGGACGCCAAACCTGGCAGCCACCGGCTCACTGTTCGGGCCATCGACACCGAAGGAGTCGTTCAGACGTCCAGCCGCGCAGCACCGGCACCGGACGGCGCCACCGGCCTGCACAGCCGCACGGTGACAGTGGGCTGA
- a CDS encoding Gfo/Idh/MocA family protein translates to MAENIRIGVIGVGRIGTSHAKALAGFPGVEVVLADRDSGRAAEVAAQLGVGSVTDVADLATAGLGGIVVATATATHPDMIRFGVDAGLPVFSEKPISLDLAAAVAVEADVRAKNGVVQMGFQRRFDEGFVRVRDAIQSGELGRIHTIRSVNWDPFPPDAAFIPTSGGIFRDCATHDADVLRWATGEEVIEVFAIGSNGAHGYIEEAGDFDSAVSTLRLTGGLHATFSHGRYNEAGYDARFEAAGVKKTISAGFGQNTAVVAAEESSTLTGPHPASDFYGRFVPAFAAELEAFVDLINGGPNRASIADAVEAAFIVEALDRSAHQGRPVQLAEIKAELGL, encoded by the coding sequence TTGGCTGAGAACATCCGGATTGGCGTCATTGGGGTCGGACGAATCGGCACCTCGCACGCGAAGGCTCTGGCTGGGTTTCCCGGCGTGGAGGTCGTTCTGGCGGATCGGGATTCCGGCCGCGCGGCCGAAGTCGCGGCGCAGCTTGGCGTCGGATCGGTAACGGACGTCGCCGACCTGGCGACCGCCGGGCTCGGCGGAATAGTGGTGGCAACGGCGACCGCGACGCACCCGGATATGATCCGCTTCGGCGTCGACGCCGGCCTGCCGGTGTTCAGCGAGAAGCCCATTTCACTCGACCTTGCGGCCGCGGTAGCCGTCGAGGCCGACGTTCGGGCGAAGAACGGCGTTGTGCAGATGGGCTTCCAGCGCCGCTTCGACGAAGGCTTCGTGCGGGTTCGGGACGCCATCCAATCGGGAGAGCTCGGCCGGATCCACACCATCCGATCGGTGAACTGGGACCCTTTCCCGCCGGATGCCGCCTTCATCCCGACGTCCGGTGGCATTTTCCGGGACTGCGCAACCCACGACGCGGACGTGCTGCGCTGGGCCACCGGCGAAGAGGTGATCGAGGTCTTCGCCATCGGCAGCAACGGCGCCCACGGGTATATCGAGGAAGCAGGTGACTTCGATTCGGCCGTTTCGACCCTGCGCCTGACCGGCGGCCTGCACGCCACCTTCAGCCACGGACGGTACAACGAGGCAGGCTACGATGCCCGCTTCGAGGCGGCCGGCGTGAAGAAGACCATCTCGGCAGGGTTCGGCCAGAACACGGCCGTCGTCGCCGCCGAGGAATCAAGCACGCTGACCGGACCCCATCCCGCCAGCGACTTCTACGGTCGCTTCGTTCCGGCTTTTGCCGCCGAACTCGAGGCATTCGTCGACCTGATCAACGGCGGGCCGAACCGGGCATCGATAGCCGATGCGGTGGAGGCAGCGTTCATTGTTGAGGCGCTGGATCGTTCGGCGCATCAGGGTCGTCCGGTGCAGCTGGCCGAGATCAAGGCCGAGCTCGGCCTCTAG
- the msrA gene encoding peptide-methionine (S)-S-oxide reductase MsrA, whose translation MKTYVLGGGCFWCLDAVYQKTKGVSSVVSGYTGGHDPRPNYESVCSGTTGHAEAVAVTFDENIVPSDVILGMFFVSHDPTTLNRQGYDVGTQYRSAMFYSSEDQRETFQAAIEKAQQHWADPIVTEVVPLGTYFQAEEIHQDFYAKYPYQGYCQVIINPKLSKARKEYGDWLV comes from the coding sequence ATGAAGACTTATGTGCTTGGCGGTGGCTGTTTCTGGTGCCTCGATGCGGTGTACCAAAAGACGAAGGGCGTTTCCTCGGTCGTTTCCGGCTATACCGGCGGTCACGATCCACGGCCCAACTACGAATCGGTGTGCTCCGGAACGACGGGACATGCCGAAGCCGTCGCGGTGACTTTCGATGAGAACATCGTGCCGAGTGACGTCATCCTCGGCATGTTCTTCGTCTCGCACGACCCGACCACGCTTAACCGACAGGGCTACGACGTGGGCACCCAGTACCGCTCGGCGATGTTCTACAGCTCCGAGGATCAGCGTGAGACATTTCAGGCCGCAATTGAAAAAGCCCAGCAGCACTGGGCCGATCCCATCGTCACCGAAGTCGTTCCACTCGGAACGTACTTCCAGGCCGAGGAAATCCACCAGGACTTCTATGCGAAGTATCCCTACCAGGGCTACTGCCAGGTGATCATCAATCCAAAGCTGTCCAAGGCCCGCAAAGAGTACGGCGACTGGCTGGTGTAA
- a CDS encoding peptide deformylase codes for MTADGAARDAALRNLVERALGWADEHDGIMPIVAAGDPVLRTPADTFDGQLEDALLCRLIDSMRATMKAAPGVGLAAPQVGIPLRLAVLEDSAPVDPDVALARERTPLPFRVIVNPSYTAIGAREASFYEGCLSVPGYQAVVNRSAAIRLQGFDERGEVLDEEVTGWPARIVAHETDHLDGILYLDRAETRSLATHQAVAGLWDQPSPEHAAGALGFRLGSGRRG; via the coding sequence GTGACGGCCGACGGCGCGGCCAGGGATGCGGCACTGCGCAATCTGGTCGAGCGTGCACTGGGTTGGGCCGACGAGCACGACGGAATTATGCCGATCGTCGCCGCCGGTGATCCGGTGCTGCGCACACCCGCAGACACTTTCGATGGGCAGCTGGAAGACGCACTGCTCTGTCGGCTGATCGATTCGATGCGCGCGACCATGAAAGCAGCGCCGGGGGTCGGGCTCGCCGCGCCCCAGGTAGGCATTCCGCTGCGGTTGGCGGTTCTTGAAGACTCGGCGCCTGTGGATCCCGATGTTGCACTGGCCCGTGAGCGGACACCGCTGCCGTTCCGCGTCATCGTGAATCCGAGCTATACAGCTATTGGGGCCCGCGAAGCGTCCTTCTACGAAGGCTGCCTCAGCGTTCCCGGCTACCAGGCCGTCGTCAATCGCAGCGCGGCGATCAGGTTGCAAGGCTTCGACGAACGAGGCGAAGTGCTTGATGAGGAAGTGACCGGCTGGCCGGCGCGTATTGTCGCGCATGAAACCGATCACCTGGACGGAATCTTGTACCTCGATCGGGCTGAGACGCGCTCGCTGGCGACGCATCAGGCGGTGGCCGGGCTTTGGGACCAGCCCTCGCCCGAACATGCCGCCGGGGCATTGGGATTCCGGCTCGGATCCGGCCGCCGCGGCTAG
- a CDS encoding HpcH/HpaI aldolase/citrate lyase family protein, protein MSDATNLAGLPGWLFCPADRPDRYQKAADAADVVILDLEDAVRPADKDDARKALLDVRLDPKSTVVRVNPGGTTDQRRDLEAISHTDYTQLMLAKAESPAQVLELDGFQVVALVETPLGVIKASDIAQADNVVGMMWGAEDLIASIGGGSSRKFNGSYRDVARHARASVLLAASAYGRFALDAVHLDIKDVEGLTDEARDAAASGFSGTVCIHPTQVDVVRTAFRPTESQIGWAQRVLAAAQGERGVFSFEGKMVDSPVLRHAEQLCARAGL, encoded by the coding sequence ATGAGCGACGCAACCAATCTCGCCGGACTGCCGGGCTGGCTGTTCTGTCCCGCCGACCGGCCGGACCGGTACCAGAAGGCGGCAGACGCTGCCGATGTCGTCATTCTCGACCTGGAAGACGCCGTCAGGCCGGCCGACAAGGACGACGCCCGGAAAGCTCTCCTCGATGTCCGGCTCGATCCGAAGTCGACCGTGGTGCGGGTGAACCCCGGCGGCACGACGGACCAGCGCAGAGATCTCGAAGCGATCTCGCACACCGACTACACGCAGCTGATGCTGGCCAAGGCCGAGTCACCCGCGCAGGTGCTCGAGCTTGACGGTTTCCAGGTAGTCGCCCTGGTGGAGACGCCACTTGGAGTGATCAAGGCCTCGGACATCGCCCAGGCGGACAACGTGGTCGGAATGATGTGGGGAGCCGAGGACCTCATCGCCAGCATCGGTGGCGGCTCAAGCCGTAAGTTCAATGGCAGCTATCGGGATGTCGCCAGGCACGCGCGCGCGTCGGTTTTGCTGGCCGCGTCGGCCTACGGCCGGTTCGCTCTCGATGCCGTGCACCTGGATATCAAGGATGTCGAGGGACTCACCGATGAGGCACGGGACGCCGCGGCTAGCGGATTCTCGGGCACGGTCTGCATTCATCCGACCCAGGTCGACGTGGTTCGGACTGCGTTCCGGCCGACCGAGTCGCAGATCGGCTGGGCGCAGCGCGTTCTTGCCGCGGCGCAGGGGGAGCGTGGAGTCTTCAGCTTCGAGGGGAAGATGGTCGACTCGCCGGTGCTGCGGCACGCCGAGCAGCTGTGCGCCCGCGCCGGCCTGTGA
- a CDS encoding MaoC family dehydratase, which yields MTRREIVQQGLWFEEFDLDAVYLHRPGRTITEADNTWFTAVTMNTQALHLDAAFAETEPFGQRLVNSMFTLSTLVGLSVAQLTQGTIVANLGFSDVSFPKPVFHGDTLYAETVVLDKRLSKSRPGEGVVTLKHTGRNQHGDVVALATRSTMVRCKP from the coding sequence ATGACGCGCCGCGAAATCGTCCAGCAGGGCCTGTGGTTCGAAGAGTTCGACCTCGACGCCGTCTACCTGCACCGGCCCGGCCGCACCATTACCGAAGCCGATAACACCTGGTTCACCGCCGTCACGATGAACACCCAGGCGCTACACCTTGACGCGGCATTCGCCGAGACCGAACCATTCGGCCAGCGGCTGGTCAACTCGATGTTCACCCTCTCAACCCTGGTCGGGCTCTCCGTTGCCCAGCTGACCCAGGGCACGATAGTGGCGAACCTCGGCTTCAGCGATGTGTCGTTTCCCAAGCCGGTCTTCCATGGCGACACCCTGTACGCGGAGACAGTGGTGCTCGACAAGCGGTTGTCGAAGTCGCGGCCAGGCGAGGGCGTCGTCACCCTCAAACACACCGGCAGGAACCAGCACGGCGACGTAGTTGCCCTGGCCACCCGTTCCACCATGGTCCGCTGCAAGCCATAG
- a CDS encoding acyl-CoA dehydrogenase family protein, producing MSTIAFTAGELPDEYEDLRRTVADFTDNVVAPVSESHDTAKTFPYEIVSGMADMGLFGLPFPEEYDGMGGDYFALCLAIEELARVNQSVAITLEAGVSLGAMPVYRFGTEEQKQEWLPMLASGKALAAFGLTEPGAGSDAGGTRTTARLEEGDAGSEWAINGSKAFITNSGTDITRLVTVTAVTGQREGRDGTAKPEISTILVPTSTPGFTAEPAYNKVGWHSSDTHPLSFDNVRVPEANLLGERGRGYANFLRILDEGRIAVGALAVGAAQGCVDESVRYAKEREAFGAPIGSNQAIAFKIARMEARTMTARAAYYTAAAKMLAGKPFKKDAAIAKLVAGEAAMDNARDATQIHGGYGFMNEYLVARQYRDSKILEVGEGTTEVQLMLIARELGL from the coding sequence ATGAGCACAATAGCGTTCACGGCAGGCGAGCTGCCGGACGAGTACGAAGACCTGCGCCGCACGGTGGCCGACTTCACCGATAACGTCGTCGCACCGGTCAGCGAAAGCCACGACACCGCCAAGACATTCCCGTACGAGATAGTCAGCGGAATGGCCGACATGGGGCTGTTCGGCCTGCCATTCCCGGAAGAATACGACGGGATGGGCGGTGACTACTTCGCGCTGTGTCTCGCCATCGAGGAACTTGCCAGGGTCAACCAGAGCGTCGCCATAACGCTTGAGGCCGGCGTCTCGCTAGGGGCAATGCCGGTCTACCGCTTCGGCACGGAGGAGCAGAAGCAGGAATGGCTGCCCATGCTGGCCAGCGGCAAGGCGCTTGCCGCCTTCGGGCTGACCGAGCCAGGCGCGGGCAGCGATGCCGGCGGCACCCGCACCACGGCACGACTTGAAGAGGGTGACGCAGGCAGTGAGTGGGCGATCAACGGCTCCAAGGCGTTCATCACCAACTCCGGCACCGACATCACCCGGCTCGTCACAGTTACCGCCGTGACCGGTCAGCGCGAGGGCAGGGACGGCACCGCGAAACCGGAAATCTCCACCATCCTGGTGCCGACAAGTACTCCAGGCTTCACCGCGGAACCGGCCTACAACAAGGTCGGCTGGCATTCCAGCGACACTCATCCGCTCAGCTTCGACAATGTCCGGGTGCCAGAGGCAAACCTGCTCGGTGAACGGGGGCGGGGCTACGCCAACTTCCTGCGGATCCTGGACGAGGGCCGGATTGCGGTTGGTGCGCTCGCCGTCGGTGCTGCCCAGGGATGCGTCGATGAGAGCGTCAGGTACGCCAAGGAACGCGAAGCCTTCGGTGCGCCGATCGGCAGCAACCAGGCGATCGCGTTCAAGATCGCCCGGATGGAAGCCCGCACGATGACGGCGCGGGCCGCGTACTACACCGCCGCGGCCAAAATGCTGGCAGGTAAGCCGTTCAAGAAGGACGCCGCCATCGCCAAGCTCGTCGCCGGCGAGGCAGCGATGGACAACGCCCGGGATGCAACGCAGATCCACGGCGGCTATGGATTCATGAACGAGTACCTCGTCGCCCGCCAGTACCGCGATTCGAAAATCCTCGAGGTCGGCGAGGGCACGACCGAGGTTCAGCTGATGCTGATCGCACGAGAGCTGGGGCTGTAG
- a CDS encoding acetyl/propionyl/methylcrotonyl-CoA carboxylase subunit alpha, whose product MTRVPSSTLFNTVLVANRGEIAVRVMRTCRRLGSRTVAVYSDADAGSRHVREADIAVHIGRASAQQSYLNIDRVIAAAKATGAQAIHPGYGFLSENTDFARACESAGIVFLGPSAAAIEVMGDKIAAKATVAGYGVPLVPGVSRPNLSDAELIEGAADIGFPVLVKPSAGGGGKGMREVERAEDLPAALASARRESASSFGDDTLFLERLIRNPRHIEVQILADSHGNVVHLGERECSLQRRHQKVIEEAPSPLLDEAARQRIGEAACNTARSVGYTGAGTVEFIVSADQPDEFFFMEMNTRLQVEHPVTEEVTGLDLVEQQLLIGAGAELTFGQADVRMTGHAIEARIYAEDPARDFLPTGGIAIDIAEPENARVDSGLLAGQRIGTDYDPMLAKVITHGASRAEALQRLDAALGHLSVPGVVTNIDFLRFLINDPQVQAGELDTGLIDRRMPDYVPASAPAEVWAVAALYRQLALVAEARSRPGNSLWDHPSGWRVGEHAPVRCEFAVGDDSRRATLWPDDPARDIAGVHDDGIITARGRIEVATGAHGDDVPDGFFASASMSGQKLDAVLDGARQHFQVWPDGDDLWISTGQGTFALKAPRRAASGEGAGTAGDDVLSPMPGTIIDIPVGNGEQVVAGQPIVIVEAMKMEHVLTAPADGVVTLRVRAGQQVALDEVLASVETPAMDSIPNDIPSDQKAATS is encoded by the coding sequence ATGACGAGAGTTCCGTCTTCGACCCTGTTCAACACGGTGCTCGTTGCCAACCGGGGCGAGATAGCCGTGCGGGTCATGCGTACCTGCCGGCGGCTCGGCAGCCGCACAGTCGCGGTGTACAGCGACGCGGATGCCGGATCCCGGCACGTACGCGAGGCCGATATCGCCGTCCACATCGGGCGTGCTTCCGCGCAGCAGAGTTACCTCAACATCGACCGGGTCATCGCCGCGGCCAAGGCCACAGGCGCTCAGGCGATCCATCCTGGCTATGGTTTCCTGTCCGAGAACACAGACTTCGCCCGCGCCTGTGAGTCAGCAGGCATCGTATTCCTCGGCCCTAGCGCGGCTGCAATCGAGGTGATGGGCGACAAGATCGCGGCGAAGGCAACCGTGGCCGGCTACGGCGTCCCACTGGTTCCGGGGGTCTCCCGGCCGAACCTCAGCGATGCCGAACTCATCGAGGGCGCCGCCGATATCGGTTTCCCGGTCCTGGTCAAGCCTTCGGCAGGCGGCGGCGGCAAGGGCATGCGCGAGGTCGAGAGGGCAGAAGACCTGCCGGCGGCCCTGGCGAGCGCCCGACGCGAGTCGGCATCCTCATTCGGCGATGACACGCTCTTTCTCGAGCGGCTGATCCGGAACCCGCGGCATATCGAGGTTCAAATCCTGGCCGACAGCCACGGCAACGTCGTGCATCTGGGCGAGCGGGAATGCAGTCTGCAGCGTCGGCACCAGAAAGTGATCGAGGAGGCGCCTTCGCCGTTACTCGACGAGGCAGCCCGGCAACGAATTGGCGAGGCTGCCTGCAATACCGCCCGCAGCGTCGGGTACACGGGGGCCGGAACGGTGGAATTCATCGTGTCCGCCGACCAACCTGACGAGTTCTTCTTCATGGAGATGAACACCCGGCTCCAGGTCGAGCACCCGGTCACCGAGGAGGTGACCGGACTGGATCTGGTCGAACAGCAACTTCTGATCGGCGCCGGCGCCGAGCTGACATTCGGCCAGGCCGACGTTCGGATGACCGGGCACGCGATCGAGGCTCGGATCTATGCCGAGGATCCGGCGCGGGACTTCCTGCCGACCGGCGGCATCGCGATCGATATCGCCGAGCCGGAAAACGCTCGGGTCGACTCCGGGCTGCTGGCCGGCCAGCGGATCGGCACCGACTACGACCCGATGCTTGCCAAGGTGATCACCCACGGTGCGAGTCGCGCCGAGGCCCTGCAGCGGCTGGATGCGGCGCTGGGTCACCTGTCCGTGCCGGGAGTCGTGACCAACATCGACTTCCTGAGGTTCCTGATCAATGACCCGCAGGTGCAGGCCGGCGAGCTCGACACCGGCCTGATCGACCGGCGGATGCCGGACTACGTCCCGGCCAGTGCGCCCGCCGAGGTCTGGGCGGTCGCGGCCCTCTATCGCCAGCTTGCCCTGGTCGCCGAGGCCAGGAGCCGCCCGGGGAACTCCCTCTGGGACCACCCCTCCGGCTGGCGGGTCGGAGAGCACGCCCCGGTGCGCTGCGAGTTCGCGGTAGGTGACGATTCCCGCCGCGCGACGCTCTGGCCGGATGACCCCGCGCGCGACATCGCCGGGGTTCACGACGACGGCATCATCACCGCCCGGGGCCGGATTGAGGTAGCGACCGGCGCCCACGGCGATGACGTGCCGGATGGATTCTTCGCGTCGGCAAGCATGAGCGGGCAGAAGCTCGACGCGGTACTCGACGGTGCCAGGCAGCATTTCCAGGTCTGGCCTGACGGAGACGACCTCTGGATAAGCACGGGGCAGGGGACCTTCGCGCTGAAGGCGCCGCGTAGGGCAGCATCCGGAGAAGGAGCCGGCACAGCAGGCGACGACGTGCTCTCGCCGATGCCGGGCACCATCATCGATATTCCGGTCGGCAACGGCGAGCAGGTCGTGGCCGGACAGCCGATTGTTATCGTCGAGGCGATGAAGATGGAGCATGTGCTCACCGCCCCTGCCGACGGCGTGGTGACCCTCCGGGTACGCGCAGGACAGCAGGTCGCCCTCGACGAAGTACTGGCGAGTGTGGAGACGCCTGCCATGGACAGTATTCCCAACGATATTCCCAGCGATCAGAAAGCAGCGACATCATGA
- a CDS encoding carboxyl transferase domain-containing protein: protein MRKIGTPVDQGSESYRNNSAAFATLLDELDSRLAKTALGGSELARARHTSRGKLLPRERVNALLDPGSPFLELSPLAANGMYGDASPGAGIITGIGRVSGRECMIVANDATVKGGTYYPITVKKHLRAQEIAGENRLPCLYLVDSGGANLPNQDEVFPDRDHFGRIFFNQATLSARGIPQLAAVLGSCTAGGAYVPAMSDENIIVANQGTIFLGGPPLVKAATGEVVSAEDLGGGALHSRTSGVTDHLADDDSHALSIMRDIVTTLAAPEDTPWATAPGEEPDFDVAELRGVVPPDSRTPYDVHEVIARLVDGSAFHEFKAEYGKTLVTGFARIHGHPVGIVANNGVLFGESALKGAHFIELCDQRKTPLLFLQNISGFMVGRDYEAAGIAKHGAKMVTAVACARVPKLTVVIGGSYGAGNYSMCGRAYGPRFLWMWPNARISVMGGEQAASVLSTVRRGQLENQAAADGRDPEAAWSQAEEEEFKTPIREQYEAQGNPYYSTARLWDDGIIDPADTRHVVGLALGVCANAPIEPVSYGVFRM, encoded by the coding sequence ATGCGAAAGATAGGCACGCCGGTCGACCAGGGCAGCGAAAGCTACCGGAACAATTCCGCCGCGTTCGCCACGCTGCTGGACGAACTCGATTCCAGGCTAGCTAAAACAGCGCTCGGCGGTTCGGAACTGGCACGGGCGCGGCACACCTCGCGCGGGAAACTGCTGCCAAGGGAACGCGTCAACGCGCTCCTAGACCCGGGCAGCCCGTTCCTTGAGCTTTCGCCGCTGGCCGCCAACGGGATGTACGGCGATGCCTCGCCAGGCGCCGGCATCATCACCGGCATCGGCCGGGTCTCCGGCCGCGAGTGCATGATCGTGGCTAACGACGCCACGGTCAAGGGTGGAACCTACTATCCGATCACGGTGAAAAAACACCTCAGGGCGCAGGAAATCGCTGGCGAGAACCGGCTGCCCTGCCTGTACCTGGTGGACTCCGGCGGGGCGAACCTGCCGAACCAGGACGAGGTCTTCCCGGACCGGGACCATTTCGGCCGGATCTTCTTCAACCAGGCGACCCTGAGTGCACGAGGTATCCCGCAGCTCGCGGCGGTACTCGGTTCCTGCACGGCAGGGGGAGCATATGTCCCGGCGATGAGCGACGAGAACATTATCGTCGCGAACCAGGGCACGATCTTCCTCGGCGGCCCGCCGCTGGTGAAGGCGGCGACCGGCGAGGTTGTCAGCGCCGAGGACCTCGGGGGCGGAGCGCTGCATTCCAGGACCTCAGGAGTGACCGATCACCTCGCCGACGACGACTCGCACGCGTTATCGATAATGCGCGACATCGTCACGACGCTAGCTGCGCCGGAAGATACTCCGTGGGCGACCGCTCCCGGTGAGGAGCCCGATTTCGACGTAGCCGAACTGCGTGGCGTCGTTCCGCCGGATTCGCGGACCCCGTACGACGTTCACGAGGTGATCGCCCGCCTGGTCGACGGCAGCGCGTTCCACGAGTTCAAAGCCGAGTACGGCAAGACGCTGGTAACCGGCTTCGCCCGGATCCATGGACACCCGGTCGGCATCGTCGCCAACAATGGCGTGCTGTTCGGCGAATCCGCGCTCAAGGGCGCGCACTTCATCGAGCTGTGCGACCAGCGCAAAACGCCACTGCTTTTCCTGCAGAACATCTCCGGCTTCATGGTCGGCCGGGACTACGAGGCGGCTGGCATCGCAAAACACGGCGCGAAGATGGTCACCGCGGTCGCATGCGCCCGGGTACCGAAGCTGACCGTGGTGATCGGAGGATCCTACGGCGCGGGAAACTACTCGATGTGCGGCCGGGCCTATGGCCCGAGGTTCCTCTGGATGTGGCCGAACGCGCGCATCTCGGTGATGGGCGGCGAGCAGGCAGCCTCGGTGCTGTCAACCGTGCGGCGCGGCCAGCTCGAGAACCAGGCAGCCGCCGACGGCCGGGATCCGGAAGCGGCCTGGAGTCAGGCGGAAGAAGAAGAGTTCAAGACGCCTATTCGTGAGCAGTACGAAGCGCAGGGCAATCCGTACTACTCGACCGCGCGGTTATGGGATGACGGCATCATCGACCCTGCCGACACCCGGCACGTTGTCGGACTCGCCCTGGGAGTCTGTGCCAACGCGCCGATCGAGCCGGTCTCCTACGGCGTTTTCAGGATGTGA
- a CDS encoding SACE_7040 family transcriptional regulator encodes MINETRPRSQQKAERRALLLRSAARLFADQGFRSVRLEDLGAAAGISGPAVYRHFANKENVLTELLVGISIRLLEGGRKVVADSSSDQEALENLIDFHVDFALNDPELIRIQDRDFTSLPQTAKHQVRRLQREYVEVWVSVQTRLSADLEVSAARTKAHAALGLINSTPHSVPRNRHSQSRQLLRSMARAALLAPPAD; translated from the coding sequence ATGATTAACGAAACCAGGCCCCGCAGCCAGCAAAAGGCCGAGCGCCGGGCCTTATTGCTCCGCTCGGCGGCAAGGCTTTTCGCCGATCAGGGCTTCCGCTCGGTGCGCCTGGAGGATCTCGGTGCCGCCGCGGGCATCTCGGGACCCGCCGTCTACCGGCACTTCGCAAACAAAGAGAACGTGCTGACCGAATTGCTTGTCGGCATAAGTATCCGCCTGTTGGAAGGCGGCCGGAAGGTCGTCGCGGACAGCAGCTCGGACCAGGAGGCGTTGGAGAACCTGATCGACTTCCATGTCGACTTCGCTTTGAACGACCCGGAACTCATCCGGATCCAGGACCGCGATTTCACCTCGTTGCCACAGACGGCAAAACACCAGGTTCGGCGCTTGCAGCGGGAGTACGTCGAGGTGTGGGTCTCCGTGCAGACCAGGTTGTCCGCAGATCTCGAGGTTTCTGCCGCCCGCACCAAGGCACACGCGGCACTCGGCCTGATCAACTCGACGCCGCACAGCGTGCCACGGAACAGACACTCGCAATCGCGTCAGCTGCTGCGCTCGATGGCGCGTGCCGCACTGCTGGCACCGCCTGCGGACTGA